One stretch of Lucilia cuprina isolate Lc7/37 chromosome 6, ASM2204524v1, whole genome shotgun sequence DNA includes these proteins:
- the LOC111681935 gene encoding epidermal growth factor receptor substrate 15-like 1 isoform X3, with protein MNIDFAKLCGKHGAIYEAYYKQMDPKGAGTIEAMAAAKFLKKSGLSDVVLSRVWDLSDPNGKGFLDKPGFYVALKLVSLAQHGHVYNMNNIYMDTERPPKVGDLPKIVPPRVPPAPVAAGGVPTGDWSISVIDRLKYEQLFESLKPVGGMLPGNKVKGVLLESKLPMDTLGKIWDLADQDKDGNLDKHEFLVAMHLVYKTLEKRTVPDVLPVELRKPGMGAPPPKPGPPAMPPPPAAGAAVPRAPSNEGFGDGGFVANFPKDIAPPPAIPLPVTVPPPMQRVPPVGGPATVAPLISTDPLIPIGAPPSVTANADWVVTADDMKRFEVMFRDADRDKDGLVSGLEVKNVFLQSGVPQKMLAHIWALCDTNQSGKLTLEQFALAMWMVERKQRGIDPPQVLTANMVPPSMRGIVSGVDVQESKPTYTNPELEMISKEIEELAKERRALETEIAQKEADIRIKNGEVRSLQSELDTLSATLKQLENQRGEAQKRLDDLKAQSTEYKLSLESINLDITQTRIQVNKIREQCQKQEDTINEQEGELNAKRSELQKLKDEENSLQKEYDENNRELQKLTNHLQNTQLQISSIRSMVTQLMETQRQMTDALLMCRAAIDAENAELVSEYQLKIEPDFDEARKTLEKEIDIAKDDPFNDNNTALNKNNGFNTNGFESDPFAGNTTKTTTTAKGGFDDSFNTGFDAGFDAFGSSANSGGFGETQKDPFGGDAFANKTEPAKDNFDSDPFASLHAPTGQGQVLSPNTQTANTLASSNKSGPPPRPESPSPALPPKKSKVPPPRPAPPRPLQAPNRPAQPDAFGSSSNPGGFADFADFDNKLAATTTAKMTSTKTTPSTSSVFDAFGTMTTTSSTDTAATNKLDHFSTIKSTSSIISGPTDFKDDPFKDYRYEDPFNIKDPFDDDDDEFPTDPEKVFKDDVIVASEDENLKINQNKNNNAFNLDSFQANTTSSSSASNAFSTAKSHSTVSSEFLNQFDSFTLQSNPSPVPSHHSSTSSAFMGASGSDIKDGSAKSKSNTPIPMNANNAKATTTTSLFDNFADFDTFSTKSSTSTMESNKKTNVLKTDPFFDAFNDNFETNSNKSLDSNSNPLKTNTKSLTSLDAFDAFGNVSNKTTTAFDAFGDNLNATNKTQQVSTALFDAFNDNNFEDDFFKTANLTKDNTSSSTLKETNLNNNNSKLNKSPLNFNDNNDFAKFDAFGTFNEDNFNNSATTTTNLNNSIAKPKYSLTKTDNFIKVQNKLTVDNKIDKTLIANTENGAKLPEKFEADYSKPETFDDDLQEAIKRSMVDQ; from the exons ATGAATATAGATTTTGCCAAATTGTGCGGTAAGCACGGAGCGATTTATGAGGCCTACTATAAACAG ATGGATCCCAAGGGTGCGGGTACTATAGAGGCGATGGCTgcagcaaaatttttaaaaaaatctggtCTTAGCGATGTGGTTTTAAGTCGTGTTTGGGATTTATCAGATCCCAATGGCAAAGGGTTTCTGGATAAACCGGGTTTTTATGTAGCACTTAAATTAGTGTCTCTGGCTCAACATGGTCATGTGTATAATATGAATAACATTTATATGGATACAGAAAGGCCACCCAAAGTG GGCGATTTACCCAAGATTGTGCCACCTAGAGTACCACCAGCTCCTGTAGCGGCTGGAGGAGTGCCTACAGGCGATTGGTCTATTAGTGTTATTGATCGTTTAAAATATGAACAGTTATTCGAGTCATTGAAACCAGTGGGTGGCATGTTGCCAGGCAATAAAGTGAAAGGTGTTCTATTGGAGTCCAAATTACCCATGGATACTTTGGGTAAAATTTGGGATCTAGCTGATCAGGATAAAGATGGCAATTTGGATAAACATGAATTCTTAGTTGCTATGCATTTGGTATATAAAACACTAGAGAAGCGTACGGTACCCGATGTTTTACCGGTGGAGTTGCGTAAACCTGGCATGGGTGCCCCACCACCCAAACCTGGTCCACCTGCCATGCCACCACCACCAGCTGCTGGTGCTGCCGTTCCTAGGGCTCCCTCGAATGAAGGTTTTGGCGATGGTGGTTTTGTAGCCAACTTTCCTAAGGATATTGCACCACCACCAGCAATACCCTTACCCGTTACTGTACCACCACCTATGCAACGTGTTCCTCCAGTTGGTGGTCCCGCCACTGTGGCACCGCTCATTTCCACAGATCCTCTTATACCCATTGGTGCTCCGCCATCGGTAACTGCCAATGCCGATTGGGTTGTTACAGCCGACGACATGAAACGTTTCGAGGTTATGTTTAGAGATGCCGATCGCGATAAGGATGGTTTGGTTTCGGGTCTGGAGGTTAAGAATGTATTCTTACAATCTGGTGTACCACAAAAGATGTTGGCACATATTTG GGCCCTTTGTGACACTAATCAATCGGGTAAACTAACTTTAGAACAATTTGCTTTGGCCATGTGGATGGTAGAACGTAAACAAAGAGGCATTGATCCACCACAAGTATTGACTGCCAACATGGTGCCACCTTCAATGCGTGGCATTGTATCCGGTGTAGATGTACaa gaaTCAAAACCAACTTACACTAATCCTGAATTGGAAATGATATCAAAAGAAATTGAAGAATTGGCTAAAGAACGACGAGCTTTAGAAACAGAAATAGCTCAAAAAGAAGCCGATATACGCATTAAAAATGGTGAAGTTAGAAGTTTGCAG AGCGAATTGGATACTTTATCAGCCACTTTAAAACAATTGGAAAATCAACGTGGCGAAGCACAAAAACGTTTAGATGATCTTAAAGCTCAG AGCACTGAATATAAGCTGTCCTTAGAAAGTATAAATCTAGATATTACCCAAACGAGAATTCAG GTTAATAAAATCCGTGAACAATGCCAGAAACAAGAAGACACTATTAATGAACAAGAGGGTGAATTGAATGCAAAACGTTCAGAATTACAAAAGCTTAAAGATGAGGAGAATTCTTTGCAAAAGGAATATGATGAAAATAATCgtgaattacaaaaattaacaaatcatttacaaaatacacaattgCAAATAAGTTCg ATCCGTTCAATGGTAACACAACTAATGGAAACCCAACGTCAAATGACTGATGCTTTACTAATGTGTCGAGCTGCCATCGATGCTGAAAACGCCGAACTAGTCTCAgaatatcaattaaaaattgaacCAGATTTCGATGAAGCACGTAAAACTTTGGAAAAAGAAATCGATATTGCAAAAGATGATCCATTCAATGATAATAATacagctttaaataaaaacaatggcTTTAATACAAATGGTTTTGAGAGTGATCCTTTTGCGGGTAATACaacaaaaaccacaacaacagcTAAAGGCGGTTTTGATGATAGTTTTAATACAGGATTCGATGCTGGTTTTGATGCTTTCGGCAGTAGTGCCAACAGTGGAGGATTTGGTGAAACACAAAAAGATCCCTTTGGTGGTGATGCATTTGCTAATAAAACAGAG CCTGCTAAAGATAACTTTGATAGTGATCCTTTTGCATCCTTACATGCTCCCACGGGTCAGGGTCAGGTATTGAGTCCCAATACACAAACTGCTAATACATTGGCTAGCAGTAATAAATCAGGACCTCCACCTAGACCAGAATCACCTAGTCCAGCTTTACCGCCCAAAAAATCAAAGGTACCACCGCCAAGACCAGCACCACCCAGGCCCTTACAG GCACCCAATCGTCCGGCACAACCAGATGCTTTTGGTTCATCTTCAAATCCTGGAGGTTTTGCTGATTTCGCCGATTTTGACAATAAG CTggctgcaacaacaacagcaaagatGACATCGACAAAAACAACCCCAAGTACATCGAGTGTATTTGATGCGTTTGGTACAATGACAACGACTTCTTCCACGGATACAGCAGCAACAAATAAGTTGGATCATTTTAGTACGATTAAATCAACTTCTTCGATTATTAGTGGTCCCACCGATTTCAAGGATGATCCCTTTAAGGACTATCGTTATGAGGATccatttaatattaaagatcCTTtcgatgacgatgatgatgaattTCCCACAGATCcagaaaaagtatttaaagatGATGTAATTGTTGCATCGGAAG ATGAAAACCTCAAAAtcaatcaaaacaaaaacaacaatgctTTCAATCTCGATTCATTTCAAGCAAATACAACAAGTTCTTCGAGTGCTTCAAATGCCTTTAGCACCGCTAAATCACATTCTACTGTAAGCAgtgaatttttaaatcaatttgatAGCTTTACGCTACAATCAAATCCCAGTCCAGTGCCTTCACATCACTCATCGACATCATCTGCATTTATGGGTGCAAGCGGTTCGGATATAAAAGACGGTTCGGCAAAATCCAAAAGTAATACACCCATACCTATGAATGCAAATAatgcaaaagcaacaacaacaacaagtctATTTGataattttgctgattttgatACATTCTCAACGAAATCGTCTACCTCGACTATGGAATCTAATAAAaagacaaatgttttaaaaaccgATCCCTTCTTCGATGcatttaatgataatttcgaaaCAAATTCTAATAAAAGTTTAGATTCTAATTCAAATCCTTTAAAAACGAATACAAAATCTCTTACATCTTTAGATGCATTTGATGCTTTTGGTAATGTTAgcaataaaactacaacagcaTTTGATGCTTTTGGTGATAATTTAAATGCCACTAATAAAACGCAACAGGTATCAACGGCCTTATTTGATGCCTTTAATGACAACAATTTTGAGGATGATTTCTTTAAGACAGCAAATCTAACTAAAGACAACACCAGTAGTTCAACTCTAAAAGAaaccaatttaaataataataactcgAAACTAAATAAATCTCCTTTAAACTTTAACGATAATAATGATTTTGCAAAATTCGATGCTTTTGGCACTTTCAACGaggataattttaataattctgcTACCACAACAACTAATCTTAATAATTCcatagcaaaaccaaaatactctttaacaaaaactgataattttataaaagtacaaaataaattaacagtCGATAATAAGATAGATAAAACACTAATTGCTAATACGGAAAATGGTGCTAAATTGCCAGAGAAGTTTGAGGCAGACTATTCGAAACCGGAAACCTTTGATGATGATCTACAAGAGGCCATTAAACGCAGCATGGTGGATCAGTAG
- the LOC111681935 gene encoding epidermal growth factor receptor substrate 15-like 1 isoform X1, with protein sequence MNIDFAKLCGKHGAIYEAYYKQMDPKGAGTIEAMAAAKFLKKSGLSDVVLSRVWDLSDPNGKGFLDKPGFYVALKLVSLAQHGHVYNMNNIYMDTERPPKVGDLPKIVPPRVPPAPVAAGGVPTGDWSISVIDRLKYEQLFESLKPVGGMLPGNKVKGVLLESKLPMDTLGKIWDLADQDKDGNLDKHEFLVAMHLVYKTLEKRTVPDVLPVELRKPGMGAPPPKPGPPAMPPPPAAGAAVPRAPSNEGFGDGGFVANFPKDIAPPPAIPLPVTVPPPMQRVPPVGGPATVAPLISTDPLIPIGAPPSVTANADWVVTADDMKRFEVMFRDADRDKDGLVSGLEVKNVFLQSGVPQKMLAHIWALCDTNQSGKLTLEQFALAMWMVERKQRGIDPPQVLTANMVPPSMRGIVSGVDVQESKPTYTNPELEMISKEIEELAKERRALETEIAQKEADIRIKNGEVRSLQSELDTLSATLKQLENQRGEAQKRLDDLKAQSTEYKLSLESINLDITQTRIQVNKIREQCQKQEDTINEQEGELNAKRSELQKLKDEENSLQKEYDENNRELQKLTNHLQNTQLQISSIRSMVTQLMETQRQMTDALLMCRAAIDAENAELVSEYQLKIEPDFDEARKTLEKEIDIAKDDPFNDNNTALNKNNGFNTNGFESDPFAGNTTKTTTTAKGGFDDSFNTGFDAGFDAFGSSANSGGFGETQKDPFGGDAFANKTEPAKDNFDSDPFASLHAPTGQGQVLSPNTQTANTLASSNKSGPPPRPESPSPALPPKKSKVPPPRPAPPRPLQAPNRPAQPDAFGSSSNPGGFADFADFDNKAPTLPPPFAPTIPTKTPTQNNFNKLKNTTTMNTTATTTLATTVTPSTTLTTSSIASSSSSSLSTTNLSLFDNFTLTPSTPVNANASQTQNTTSLFGSNTALNREALSELYSKTNASISTLNNVVDSTNIATTTSTDINNHLTRSTTPLQLAATTTAKMTSTKTTPSTSSVFDAFGTMTTTSSTDTAATNKLDHFSTIKSTSSIISGPTDFKDDPFKDYRYEDPFNIKDPFDDDDDEFPTDPEKVFKDDVIVASEDENLKINQNKNNNAFNLDSFQANTTSSSSASNAFSTAKSHSTVSSEFLNQFDSFTLQSNPSPVPSHHSSTSSAFMGASGSDIKDGSAKSKSNTPIPMNANNAKATTTTSLFDNFADFDTFSTKSSTSTMESNKKTNVLKTDPFFDAFNDNFETNSNKSLDSNSNPLKTNTKSLTSLDAFDAFGNVSNKTTTAFDAFGDNLNATNKTQQVSTALFDAFNDNNFEDDFFKTANLTKDNTSSSTLKETNLNNNNSKLNKSPLNFNDNNDFAKFDAFGTFNEDNFNNSATTTTNLNNSIAKPKYSLTKTDNFIKVQNKLTVDNKIDKTLIANTENGAKLPEKFEADYSKPETFDDDLQEAIKRSMVDQ encoded by the exons ATGAATATAGATTTTGCCAAATTGTGCGGTAAGCACGGAGCGATTTATGAGGCCTACTATAAACAG ATGGATCCCAAGGGTGCGGGTACTATAGAGGCGATGGCTgcagcaaaatttttaaaaaaatctggtCTTAGCGATGTGGTTTTAAGTCGTGTTTGGGATTTATCAGATCCCAATGGCAAAGGGTTTCTGGATAAACCGGGTTTTTATGTAGCACTTAAATTAGTGTCTCTGGCTCAACATGGTCATGTGTATAATATGAATAACATTTATATGGATACAGAAAGGCCACCCAAAGTG GGCGATTTACCCAAGATTGTGCCACCTAGAGTACCACCAGCTCCTGTAGCGGCTGGAGGAGTGCCTACAGGCGATTGGTCTATTAGTGTTATTGATCGTTTAAAATATGAACAGTTATTCGAGTCATTGAAACCAGTGGGTGGCATGTTGCCAGGCAATAAAGTGAAAGGTGTTCTATTGGAGTCCAAATTACCCATGGATACTTTGGGTAAAATTTGGGATCTAGCTGATCAGGATAAAGATGGCAATTTGGATAAACATGAATTCTTAGTTGCTATGCATTTGGTATATAAAACACTAGAGAAGCGTACGGTACCCGATGTTTTACCGGTGGAGTTGCGTAAACCTGGCATGGGTGCCCCACCACCCAAACCTGGTCCACCTGCCATGCCACCACCACCAGCTGCTGGTGCTGCCGTTCCTAGGGCTCCCTCGAATGAAGGTTTTGGCGATGGTGGTTTTGTAGCCAACTTTCCTAAGGATATTGCACCACCACCAGCAATACCCTTACCCGTTACTGTACCACCACCTATGCAACGTGTTCCTCCAGTTGGTGGTCCCGCCACTGTGGCACCGCTCATTTCCACAGATCCTCTTATACCCATTGGTGCTCCGCCATCGGTAACTGCCAATGCCGATTGGGTTGTTACAGCCGACGACATGAAACGTTTCGAGGTTATGTTTAGAGATGCCGATCGCGATAAGGATGGTTTGGTTTCGGGTCTGGAGGTTAAGAATGTATTCTTACAATCTGGTGTACCACAAAAGATGTTGGCACATATTTG GGCCCTTTGTGACACTAATCAATCGGGTAAACTAACTTTAGAACAATTTGCTTTGGCCATGTGGATGGTAGAACGTAAACAAAGAGGCATTGATCCACCACAAGTATTGACTGCCAACATGGTGCCACCTTCAATGCGTGGCATTGTATCCGGTGTAGATGTACaa gaaTCAAAACCAACTTACACTAATCCTGAATTGGAAATGATATCAAAAGAAATTGAAGAATTGGCTAAAGAACGACGAGCTTTAGAAACAGAAATAGCTCAAAAAGAAGCCGATATACGCATTAAAAATGGTGAAGTTAGAAGTTTGCAG AGCGAATTGGATACTTTATCAGCCACTTTAAAACAATTGGAAAATCAACGTGGCGAAGCACAAAAACGTTTAGATGATCTTAAAGCTCAG AGCACTGAATATAAGCTGTCCTTAGAAAGTATAAATCTAGATATTACCCAAACGAGAATTCAG GTTAATAAAATCCGTGAACAATGCCAGAAACAAGAAGACACTATTAATGAACAAGAGGGTGAATTGAATGCAAAACGTTCAGAATTACAAAAGCTTAAAGATGAGGAGAATTCTTTGCAAAAGGAATATGATGAAAATAATCgtgaattacaaaaattaacaaatcatttacaaaatacacaattgCAAATAAGTTCg ATCCGTTCAATGGTAACACAACTAATGGAAACCCAACGTCAAATGACTGATGCTTTACTAATGTGTCGAGCTGCCATCGATGCTGAAAACGCCGAACTAGTCTCAgaatatcaattaaaaattgaacCAGATTTCGATGAAGCACGTAAAACTTTGGAAAAAGAAATCGATATTGCAAAAGATGATCCATTCAATGATAATAATacagctttaaataaaaacaatggcTTTAATACAAATGGTTTTGAGAGTGATCCTTTTGCGGGTAATACaacaaaaaccacaacaacagcTAAAGGCGGTTTTGATGATAGTTTTAATACAGGATTCGATGCTGGTTTTGATGCTTTCGGCAGTAGTGCCAACAGTGGAGGATTTGGTGAAACACAAAAAGATCCCTTTGGTGGTGATGCATTTGCTAATAAAACAGAG CCTGCTAAAGATAACTTTGATAGTGATCCTTTTGCATCCTTACATGCTCCCACGGGTCAGGGTCAGGTATTGAGTCCCAATACACAAACTGCTAATACATTGGCTAGCAGTAATAAATCAGGACCTCCACCTAGACCAGAATCACCTAGTCCAGCTTTACCGCCCAAAAAATCAAAGGTACCACCGCCAAGACCAGCACCACCCAGGCCCTTACAG GCACCCAATCGTCCGGCACAACCAGATGCTTTTGGTTCATCTTCAAATCCTGGAGGTTTTGCTGATTTCGCCGATTTTGACAATAAG GCTCCCACCTTACCACCACCATTTGCACCCACAATACCAACAAAAACACCAactcaaaacaattttaataagcTAAAGAACACAACTACAATgaatacaacagcaacaacaacattagccACAACAGTTACTCCATCAACGACATTGACAACTTCGTCAATAGcctcatcatcttcatcatcattgTCAACCACAAATCTATCATTATTTGATAATTTCACTTTGACACCATCCACTCCTGTTAATGCTAATGCATCCCAAACGCAAAACACTACATCCTTATTTGGCTCGAATACCGCTTTAAATAGAGAAGCCCTATCGGAATTGTATAGTAAGACAAATGCAAGCATTTCCACCTTGAACAACGTTGTTGACAGCACCAACATTGCAACGACAACTTCAACAGACATAAATAATCATTTAACACGTTCCACTACACCACTGCAGCTggctgcaacaacaacagcaaagatGACATCGACAAAAACAACCCCAAGTACATCGAGTGTATTTGATGCGTTTGGTACAATGACAACGACTTCTTCCACGGATACAGCAGCAACAAATAAGTTGGATCATTTTAGTACGATTAAATCAACTTCTTCGATTATTAGTGGTCCCACCGATTTCAAGGATGATCCCTTTAAGGACTATCGTTATGAGGATccatttaatattaaagatcCTTtcgatgacgatgatgatgaattTCCCACAGATCcagaaaaagtatttaaagatGATGTAATTGTTGCATCGGAAG ATGAAAACCTCAAAAtcaatcaaaacaaaaacaacaatgctTTCAATCTCGATTCATTTCAAGCAAATACAACAAGTTCTTCGAGTGCTTCAAATGCCTTTAGCACCGCTAAATCACATTCTACTGTAAGCAgtgaatttttaaatcaatttgatAGCTTTACGCTACAATCAAATCCCAGTCCAGTGCCTTCACATCACTCATCGACATCATCTGCATTTATGGGTGCAAGCGGTTCGGATATAAAAGACGGTTCGGCAAAATCCAAAAGTAATACACCCATACCTATGAATGCAAATAatgcaaaagcaacaacaacaacaagtctATTTGataattttgctgattttgatACATTCTCAACGAAATCGTCTACCTCGACTATGGAATCTAATAAAaagacaaatgttttaaaaaccgATCCCTTCTTCGATGcatttaatgataatttcgaaaCAAATTCTAATAAAAGTTTAGATTCTAATTCAAATCCTTTAAAAACGAATACAAAATCTCTTACATCTTTAGATGCATTTGATGCTTTTGGTAATGTTAgcaataaaactacaacagcaTTTGATGCTTTTGGTGATAATTTAAATGCCACTAATAAAACGCAACAGGTATCAACGGCCTTATTTGATGCCTTTAATGACAACAATTTTGAGGATGATTTCTTTAAGACAGCAAATCTAACTAAAGACAACACCAGTAGTTCAACTCTAAAAGAaaccaatttaaataataataactcgAAACTAAATAAATCTCCTTTAAACTTTAACGATAATAATGATTTTGCAAAATTCGATGCTTTTGGCACTTTCAACGaggataattttaataattctgcTACCACAACAACTAATCTTAATAATTCcatagcaaaaccaaaatactctttaacaaaaactgataattttataaaagtacaaaataaattaacagtCGATAATAAGATAGATAAAACACTAATTGCTAATACGGAAAATGGTGCTAAATTGCCAGAGAAGTTTGAGGCAGACTATTCGAAACCGGAAACCTTTGATGATGATCTACAAGAGGCCATTAAACGCAGCATGGTGGATCAGTAG